The DNA region ACTAGCATGCATattcttcttgaaatatttgCCTCTAGTTCATGTATTCATGTGCCGATTAGAGTGCATAGTGGTTGTTagattaaatgaataaattcacTATCTCTTGATAGCTTAACCTTTTGGGAGAATTAGTAATGTAAGATGGTATCAGAGTAAGaggtcttttatatatataacatgagGATCATGGTTCACTCCATATATGGCTATGTTTAGTTTATGGgttatttaatatctaaaatatcaatttatgaATACTTTACAACGTCTTCAATATGTATGAAAAATCAACCCAGTTTATGATAATTAAACTTTACTTTAAAATTAGTTAGTCACTGAAACAATAGAAGagtcacaaaatttttcatggTAGTGAACTAAATATctcacaaatttttaaaaattcaaaataacacacacacacacacgcatatgtatatgtatgtaaaatttagagttaaatattttttttaacattattattattattattattattattattattattattattattattataacaaatTCCATCCATTCACTTCTATATAATCAaagataaacattttttttctcattatttatcTGTAATTTTCCCTCAAATTACATtaataacaattaatatattctttaaaaaatttagattaagccttttttgttaaaataaattataatttacatatttgagtataaaatttttgaaaacataatatgtgtacaaatcaaataatttctgataaattaaataataaatgtcttttttttttcccttaatttctTCAGTGTAATATAAGATATACATAAGAATAGcaatactaaataaataaagttttttttttttggtttattgatAACAGTGTAGAACATGTTACAAACTTATAAAGATCATAGCTAGCAtcaattcttcaaaaaaaaaaaaaaaaaaaaaccatgcatGCATAtccctaaataaaaaatgtgagtgacttttagtccctaagtcaaataaatttaaaaaaaaaaaaaaaaaagatgacgTAACCACACTAAGATAGGGCAGGTCATCTTAACGTTAtacattaaaaactaaaaacaatcaTGTTAAATTTAAAGACTAAAAATTGACTACTTTTAAGTTTGTTAGAGataaaaattgtcattttaaagtttataaagaattaaaaattatcacttacAAACTAAAATaggctaaattttagggattaATAGTGTGCTTTAACAAAGAGTTGTTTTCATAAAGAAAAGAGTATTTATTGAAGagctttatttatatatttttgaatatatatgctttaaatgatcttaaaacttataaatttatatataacaaaaagtgaaatttaaaataaaaaattgagatatTATAACCTGAAATGAGTATTTTTACATTTGAAACAAACATGAAATGGTTATTAAGTAAAATTTACgtagtattaaaattttcttattaataaaatggAGGGGAAAGGGAGGAATTTGAAAGCCAGGGACCATGGCCCCTTGCCTCAACCTGTgcactgaatttttttttttttagagagattttcaacctatggcgtccgctcctgattatacctctttatcatcagatcaagacaccaatcagtttttagtgtatgtgaggattgaaccccaaatctcttatacaaccagcagagattttactagttgagttaactggaacccactgTGCATTGAAAAGATATGAACTTAAAAGGGCGTGTTAgcccaaaaaggaaaataagtaaataaaaaaaatgagaattaataattatatcCATCCCCTATAAATTACATGTATATATGCATTATTCATCCTAAACTTCAAAAATTTACCATCAACTCTGtaatttaatgttaaaatgaaaattcaactcattttctaaattattattagtttttatatatataaaagaaaattttctaaattattattattttttatatataaaagaatttgtAACAGAGGCCgctctatgatttttttttctagagggGTCAGTAAGAACTAAGAAGATGAATCTTGAGTAAGAGATGAATTCTGCAATTTATGTGGTTTtcttattacaaatttgtctATAATTGTGGAAAGagaacaaaagataaattataagtttatttgatatattgtttcttaataaaataaaaaaattaattattgttgctaagattaaattttagaacttatctaatatttctaaatacaataaacatattaatcattttaatttgtaattagtgaactttaattattattgcttaAAATGCTTTTATCTATTAGTTTATGTCTTTActtattacaattattttacttaccaattcaactcaactttgaccttcctcaaaaaaaaatttttaaaaaaaaaaaactcaactttGACAACTATTGGTCTTTATAGTTGTTTTGTGAAAACTTTTGTTGTGTTAACATTTACATTTATCTTCACTCAATCATTCTCTTGTCCCATGCCCcttgtctattttttttcttttttttagaatcaccCTTGTCTAATTGTTTAATTGCTTTTTAGTGTAACATtccctattttaaaaaaactaaaatattgtcAAGAGGATCATATTCAAGCTTATTTCAattgaagtttaaaaaaaattgggccaaggagttcaaaattttattttaaaggatcaaaaaaaaattattttaaaattattatacataattctttgttttttcttttgttttttccaagctcaaggggttcatttgaacccctaaGCTTCACTTGCCGCCGCCCCTAATTTGCAATGTACATCACTAACTTGGACTCTAATTTCGGTGGGTGGATATCATAAATTATTCTCAAATCAAAGTATTGATTGAAAGATTATGAAATTTAGGGTACACATGACAAGCAGTGCTATAGTTTAGGGTGGATAGttgtaataaaagaaaaaagaaagttttcaAGGGTAATGAAAACGAATTGCTCAAGGTTCCCACTGCATCATACCAATTATAAAAGTGTTGGATAAGTTAAATTCTTCTATTTGCAGAGCTCGCATACATAATGGAAGTGAATGAAAAATGTGATGTTTATAGCTTTGGAGTGTTAATATTAGAAATAATCATGGGAAAGCATCCAGGGGACCTCATCTCGTTTCtctcatcatcattgtcatcatcaGGAACAAGTTCAACTGCCCACAACGTTCTATTGAAGGACATTTTGGACCTACGCCTCGAACCTCCGGAAAATGAAGTCTTATTGAAAGTGGTCTCTATTGTGAAGCTTGCATTTGCATGCTTGGCAACCAATCCAAAATCTATGCCAGCCATGCAGGAGGTTTCCCGAGAGTTATCTATTGGAAGAGCACCTATGTCGTCAGAGCCGTCTGACATACTTACCTTGGGTTTATTGTTTAACAATGATTGATGTAGTGATTATGtgaagcttttattttttatgatcttGTTCATAGTTTGTCCCTCAGTTTGCTTTATCGAACTAAATTTGATCAATAAACCAGTTGGAATCCAATTTCGTATAAGATCACAAAGTGACCCTGAAGAACCTATGGGACAATTGTAAAGGTATTTGTTGATGTGGCTTGATTTGGGTATAAATTCAAGTTATaactttaataatatttatgtaatttgatagcattcacctcttctttttttctttagattttcaattttctttattatagGATCTAATTGTTCCAATAGCAACGAGATTTATTTGGTTGGTGATGTGCTTCCTAGTTTTGCCAACAACGATATAAGATGAGGaataaaaagaaggtaaaatactattttaactCCTAAACTTTACCAATAGTTTATCTCTAGAccttaaattattgattttttttttttcataaattattgAGCTCAAATAAGTGTAATCCTTGAGTGTATGATTTGTAGAATTGTTTGTAAGCATTATAGAATTCTGACTTATAGTGTTAAGATTTCAGTATGTTATAGCATGGGGAAATATTGTTCACTTGAAATTATAACTTGTTAAACTCCTACAATTTCCCTTGTTAGTGAGAATTCTAACTTGTCTTCCACATTTGTTATCAGGAACTTTGGGAATGATGTATCTAAAATATGAATCTTATAATAAGGAATTgattttgttgtgatttgtgaataAATGTGGAAGACAGCTTGCATAactacatattttaatattatcatCCTTTGTTTGGCATTAGCCTTAATATGATTTTATGACAATGCTTGAATGTGAATGCAAGAAAGATATAAAAAGCATCCGTCTGTTTCACTTTACGGCACATTGTTGAGCGTGCACTGGTGAAATACTGCTTACAAGATGATTCGTATTTATGTTCTTGTCTTGAAAAGAACTTAGTTTGATCCGtaaaatgataattgaaaaCCCACCTAACCTTAGAAAAGTGGAAAACGTGAGGCCTAAGATGACAGAAAGTCAAGCTCATGGTTGTTCCAAGTCATACATCTGGGGAGGTACTGCTGAATCTAGGATATCAGAGGCCATCAGGTTTGACTTTTGAATGGGAAACTCGGTGCATTGATCTAGCTCTAGTGATGTAACTCTTCTTGATTGgctgaaacaaagaaaatataacacaaaagaGTTTCCGTGAGTTGATTTAAATCAATGGCTTATTCGTTTTCAATATCACGTTCACCTGATAGAACATGGAGCTAATCATCTTTCCCAAGCTCAGTTAATAGGGCCAAAGAATAGGAAAAAcataaagcaaaaaagaagaaaacaaaaagataatgtAAAAGGAATTTTTGAGCTTATCTCTAAGAAGTGGAACCCATGACAAATGAGTCTACATACTTCAAGCCATTCATTCCCTTCTCTAATTCATCCCTCTTCCTTTGAAGTTGATGgcaacaaataaattttcacAACTTAAACTCACGCTATCTTGTGTACACAAACAGCTATCCAATTATATAACTGCTTTACTAGTCATGTTCAAATatatcatcatcctcatctttgcatcattttcttcttcccaTGTTGCTAATTCTGCTTCCTTTGTAACTTCTCCAACAGCAACAACAGAAGGACAAGAAGTAGAGGGGCTTCTAAAGTGGCAAACAAgccttgacaaccaaaaccgGTCTATCTTTTCTTCATGGGTTGGAAACAGCCCTTGCAATTGGAGTGGAATTGCTTGCAATGAGTTTAGAAGTGTCATACATATAAACCTCACAGATTCTGGTTTAAAAGGTACTCTCCACGCTTTCAGGTTCTCGTTCTTCCCCAATCTCTTAGGTCTTAATCTCAGCAACAACTCACTATATGGAGTTATTCCTTCATTCTTAGGTAACCTTTCTAAGCTCATCTACCTTGATTTGTCTTGCAATCAACTATTTGGAAGGATACCATCTGAAATAGGCCTAATGAGAGCTCTACGAATAGTTTACttatttgaaaacaatattAATGAATCCATTCCTTATGAAATAGGAATGTTGAGCTCGCTCAATGAGCTAGCTTTGTTTAAGAACAATTTAACGGGTTCAGTACCTGCTTCAATAGGAAGTTTGGGAAATTTATCCACTCTTTTACTTAATAACAATGGACTTTCTGGAACAATCCCCCATGACATAGGAATGCTAAAATCTCTAAGCGAGCTTGATTTGTCAATAAACAATCTAACAGGATCAATCCCTACATCTATAGGCAACTTGGCAAACCTAACTGTTCTATTCCTTTTTAGCAACAACTTTTATGGATCCATTCCTTCCGCTATAGGAAACTTGACCATTCTCACCAAGGTGCGCCTTATGGGAAATCAATTATCTGGACCCATCCCACGAGAATTTGGGAACCTTAAATTTCTCACCCATCTAGGATTGTTCATGAATAAACTGAATGGCTCCATTCCTGTAGAAATGAATAATCTTACATATTTGAAGTACTTGGTGTTTAGTAACAACATGTTGTCTGGTTCTCTTCCACAACATATATGCATTGGTGGATCACTTGAATTATTCACGGCACATGACAATTATTTGACAGGCCCCATCCCTATAAGCTTAAGAAACTGCTCCAGCTTGTATAGATTAAGGCTTGAAAGAAACCAGCTAACAGGAAATATATCAGAACAGTTTGGGGTATATCCCAATTTGAACTACATTGACTTGAGTTATAACAATTTCTATGGAGAACTTTCTCCGAAGTGGGGTCAGTGCCAAAATTTACAAAGTCTGAAAATCTCCAACAATAGAATTTCAGGTGTAATACTTCCTCAGCTTGGGGGAATGATTCAGCTACATCTACTTGATCTCTCCTCTAATAATATAGCTGGAGAGATTCCAAGGGAGTTGGAGAGGCTAACATCATTGTTCAACCTTACACTTGCTGATAACGAACTTCTAGGTAGAGTACCACCAGAAATTGGGAATTTGTCCAATTTAAGAATTCTTAATCTGGCAGCAAACAATCTAACTGGATCGATTCCTAGGCAGTTAGAGGCATGCTCCAAGTTACAGTACTtgaatttgagcaaaaatagaTTTAGAGAGAGTATTCCCTATGAAATTGGGAACATATACTCTCTTCAAAATCTTGATCTCAGTCAGAATTTACTTATGGGAGAGATACCACCACAGCTTGGAAATTTGGAAAACTTGGAAACATTGAATCTTTCTCATAATGAGCTCTCCGGTTCCATCTCATCAACTTTTGCTGATATGTCAAGTTTGACAAATATTGATATATCTTACAATCAGTTGGAGGGCCCTCTCCCCAACAGCAAACCATTCCTTGAGGCTCCAATTGATGGATTCATTAATAATAAAGACCTGTGTGGAAACACTACAGGTTTGAATGCTTGCCCCTCAACAATCAGTAACAGTCCTAATGGCAAAGAGAGTAGAAAAgttgtgattttgattttagtCCCTTCTTTTGGTGTCCTGTTTCTTATTTTTAGTGTAGTTGGGTTTCTTTATGTTCTTCTCAACTGCCGAAGGGTGAGGAACAATCAGAACAGTCCAAGAGAAGCACGGAATGATAATATGTTCACAATTTGGAGCTATGATGGGAAAATGGTGTATGAAAACATCATTGATGCAACAGAAGAATTTGACCCCAAATATTGTATTGGAGTAGGAGGGTATGGAAGTGTTTATAAAGCTGAACTGCCAACAGGTCAGGTAATTGCAGTGAAGAAATTTCACCCATTAGAGGATGAAGGAATCACCAATCTAGATAGTTTTGAGAATGAGATTCGTGCATTGACAGAAATTCGACATTGCAACATTGTAAGGCTTTATGGGTTTTGTTCACATTCGCGACACTTATTTTTGCTTTATGAGTTCTTGGAAGGGGGAAGCTTGGAAAAGAAACTTAGCAACAAGGAAGAGGCAACAGAATTCGGATGGATTAAGAGGATAAACATTGTTAAAGGTGTGGCCGAAGGTTTATCCTATATGCACCACGGCTGCTCTCCTCCAATAGTTCATCGAGACATATCATGCAAGAACATCTTGTTGGACTTAGAACACAATGCTCACATCTCAGATTTTGGCACAGCTAAAGTTTTGAAGCCAGACTCATCCAATTGGTCTTTATTTGCTGGCACGTTTGGATATGCTGCTCCAGGTAGTTATTTTCTATTGGCATGGCTGATCTCCGAGCAGCCCATATGCATTTCATTTGTTTTACTAATCATCGTTTTTGGAGGTATAGTGAGCTTATCATCTCATTAATGTAAAAGAACCTATGAATTTATAAAAAGTTCAAAGATAAAGCCATGAACATGATTGAAATTAGACATGTACATGATTTAGACAAAAGATCAATGAACTTTATAAAAAGTTCAAGCCATAGGTATTGAAATAATCTCACATCCTTTtacgaaaaataaaaatgtaaagcAGCATCACAATTGTTTTGGCAAAAAGAAGACAATGGTTGGGTTTAAATGTGTTTTGTTCCCTAGATTTGCATGGTGCAGGAATATAGGTACCACCATTTTAGTCCAAAAGATGGGGAAAACTGTTGCagagataaattttttatattcaactTATCCACCATCATAGTAAATGAAGAAGTTAAAGGGATGCAATCCAACAATAAGTAATATAGCAACTAGAGGTTACCTTCTAACCATACTCTAAATGGATGAGCTGATTTCTTTGGTTTTGCAGAACTTGCATATACGATGGAAGTGAATGAGAAATGCGATGTTTATAGCTTTGGAGTAGTGACATTGGAAGTGATCATGGGAAAGCATCCAGGAGATCTCATCTCACTTCTCTCATCATTATCGTCATCATCAGCAACAACTTCAACTGCCCATGGTATACTATTGAAGGATGTGTTGGATCAACGACTTGAACCTCCTAGAAATCAAGCCGCAAGGATAGTGGTGTCTGTTGCAAAGTTTGCATTTGCATGCCTGGAAACTAATCCTCAATCTCGACCGACCATGCAGCAAATTTCTCAGGAGCTATCTATCGAAAGATCACCTCTGTCAGAGATGTTTGACGAGATAACCTTGGGACAACTGTTTGTGTGATCATGCTCAAGTGTATTCCACacttcttttatttgttttcttattgtACTGCATTAGGATGAGTTATGCAAATTACAATATTGTTCGTTTGgatcaaatttataatataataaaaaaaatttcaaaaacctcTCAATATATGTTGAGATGATTAGTCTGGAATAGAATAGAATTGAATAACAAAATGAATTTGAGgtgataattaaataaaaattaacaaagagATTCATTATTCTTTGGTTGGGAGATAGTCTTCTTTGTGTCATAATAATTGTTGTACTTGTATCAGTGGCAGAGCCAATAAATTTTTCAAAGAGGGAAACTAACCATAACAGTattcttgtgtgtgtgtatatattcaTGTCCTAATCTCTAATGATGTTTTTTTGTAGAGTAACACTAcaaccacaaactattttaattataacatttttacaaacggTTAATGTGATCAActtcttattagtttttatatagGTCCaccattaatattactttttcatttatcaataacTACTCATCatatcaacagtttgtaaaaaaaatttgtaaaaaattttgtatttctagCATTACTCTTTCTTGTTTGGATAAactttagctacaaaattagttgttaCCTTATACTATAATCTTCCTtaatatcttttaattagaggtgaattttgacaaatttaccattgaattatatttctttttaaatcctccatgcttgcaaaatttctaaaaaattaaaaaataatagctatgttatcgataaattgtttaaattacaagttttgtagtttaaaattatgtataaaat from Castanea sativa cultivar Marrone di Chiusa Pesio chromosome 6, ASM4071231v1 includes:
- the LOC142638443 gene encoding uncharacterized protein LOC142638443, translating into MATNKFSQLKLTLSCVHKQLSNYITALLVMFKYIIILIFASFSSSHVANSASFVTSPTATTEGQEVEGLLKWQTSLDNQNRSIFSSWVGNSPCNWSGIACNEFRSVIHINLTDSGLKGTLHAFRFSFFPNLLGLNLSNNSLYGVIPSFLGNLSKLIYLDLSCNQLFGRIPSEIGLMRALRIVYLFENNINESIPYEIGMLSSLNELALFKNNLTGSVPASIGSLGNLSTLLLNNNGLSGTIPHDIGMLKSLSELDLSINNLTGSIPTSIGNLANLTVLFLFSNNFYGSIPSAIGNLTILTKVRLMGNQLSGPIPREFGNLKFLTHLGLFMNKLNGSIPVEMNNLTYLKYLVFSNNMLSGSLPQHICIGGSLELFTAHDNYLTGPIPISLRNCSSLYRLRLERNQLTGNISEQFGVYPNLNYIDLSYNNFYGELSPKWGQCQNLQSLKISNNRISGVILPQLGGMIQLHLLDLSSNNIAGEIPRELERLTSLFNLTLADNELLGRVPPEIGNLSNLRILNLAANNLTGSIPRQLEACSKLQYLNLSKNRFRESIPYEIGNIYSLQNLDLSQNLLMGEIPPQLGNLENLETLNLSHNELSGSISSTFADMSSLTNIDISYNQLEGPLPNSKPFLEAPIDGFINNKDLCGNTTGLNACPSTISNSPNGKESRKVVILILVPSFGVLFLIFSVVGFLYVLLNCRRVRNNQNSPREARNDNMFTIWSYDGKMVYENIIDATEEFDPKYCIGVGGYGSVYKAELPTGQVIAVKKFHPLEDEGITNLDSFENEIRALTEIRHCNIVRLYGFCSHSRHLFLLYEFLEGGSLEKKLSNKEEATEFGWIKRINIVKGVAEGLSYMHHGCSPPIVHRDISCKNILLDLEHNAHISDFGTAKVLKPDSSNWSLFAGTFGYAAPELAYTMEVNEKCDVYSFGVVTLEVIMGKHPGDLISLLSSLSSSSATTSTAHGILLKDVLDQRLEPPRNQAARIVVSVAKFAFACLETNPQSRPTMQQISQELSIERSPLSEMFDEITLGQLFV